In a genomic window of Occallatibacter riparius:
- a CDS encoding SpoIIAA family protein has protein sequence MMDAAQLWVEVNGGLIIARIRGVPTEELLRECQSRVLQLVQDTGRGRVLYDALELELPTVDPALIQQKLESELGSGVKLRRAIIVPNTRVAFLARLGFGEGDYRVFYNDISAAIRWLEEERPA, from the coding sequence ATGATGGACGCGGCGCAATTGTGGGTGGAGGTCAACGGCGGGCTCATCATCGCGCGCATACGAGGCGTGCCGACGGAAGAGTTGCTGCGCGAGTGCCAGAGCCGCGTCCTTCAGCTTGTGCAGGATACGGGGCGGGGACGGGTTTTGTATGACGCACTGGAACTGGAACTGCCGACGGTGGATCCGGCGCTGATTCAGCAGAAGCTTGAGTCGGAATTGGGGTCTGGGGTGAAGTTGCGGAGAGCGATTATCGTGCCGAATACGCGGGTGGCGTTTCTGGCGCGGCTGGGGTTTGGTGAAGGGGATTATCGCGTGTTTTATAACGATATTTCCGCAGCGATTCGGTGGTTGGAGGAAGAGCGGCCGGCATGA